A single region of the Triticum dicoccoides isolate Atlit2015 ecotype Zavitan chromosome 2B, WEW_v2.0, whole genome shotgun sequence genome encodes:
- the LOC119362982 gene encoding 3-oxoacyl-[acyl-carrier-protein] synthase II, chloroplastic-like → MAAAAPPLCAWLVAAGAHADCGADEHHRQQHRQTQCLDAGSGAMFGLDRRPLGARRRGSARSGMAMSVALQPERVIVEKKRPDVKQRRVVVTGMGVVTPLGHDPDVFYNNLLDGHSGISEIETFDCSKFPTRIAGEIKSFSTEGWVVPKLSKRMDKFMLYLITAGKKALENGGLTEEVRNDLDKTRCGVLIGSAMGGMKVFNDAIEALRVSYRKMNPFCVPFATTNMGSAILAMDLGWMGPNYSISTACATSNFCILNAANHIRRGEADVMLCGGSDAPLIPIGLGGFVACRALSQRNSDPTKASRPWDMDRDGFVMGEGAGVLVLEELEHAKQRGATIYAEFLGGSFTCDAYHMTEPHPEGTGITLCIEKALADSGVTREEINYVNAHATSTQSGDLKEYEAIVRCFGQNPQLRVNSTKSMTGHLIGAAGGIEAVACIQAIRTGWVHPNLNLENPEKVVDVGVLVGAEKERCEVKVALSNSFGFGGHNSSILFAPFK, encoded by the exons ATGGCGGCAGCCGCGCCACCGCTCTGCGCGTGGCTCGTCGCCGCGGGCGCGCACGCGGACTGCGGGGCGGACGAGCACCACCGCCAGCAGCACCGCCAGACGCAGTGCCTCGACGCCGGCTCCGGCGCGATGTTCGGCCTCGACCGCCGCCCCCTCGGGGCGCGGCGCCGTGGGTCCGCGCGCTCTG GAATGGCCATGTCTGTTGCCTTGCAGCCTGAAAGGGTAATTGTCGAGAAGAAGAGACCTGATGTTAAACAAAGGAGAGTGGTCGTCACTGGCATGGGTGTAGTGACGCCACTGGGTCATGATCCTGATGTGTTTTACAACAACCTTCTTGACGGTCATAGTGGAATAAGCGAGATTGAGACGTTTGACTGCTCCAAGTTCCCCACG AGAATTGCAGGAGAGATCAAATCCTTCTCTACCGAAGGTTGGGTTGTACCCAAGCTATCTAAGCGAATGGACAAGTTCATGCTGTATTTGATAACTGCTGGTAAGAAAGCATTGGAAAATGGTGGGCTCACTGAAGAAGTCAGGAATGACTTGGATAAAACCAGATGTGGGGTTCTCATTGGATCTGCGATGGGCGGCATGAAG GTATTTAATGACGCGATTGAAGCGTTAAGGGTTTCTTACAGGAAAATGAACCCGTTTTGTGTTCCCTTTGCTACTACTAATATGGGTTCTGCAATACTTGCAATGGATCTG GGCTGGATGGGGCCAAATTACTCTATTTCCACTGCATGTGCCACCAGTAACTTTTGTATCCTCAACGCAGCAAACCATATCAGAAGAGGGGAGGCT GATGTCATGCTTTGTGGTGGTTCTGATGCGCCACTCATCCCAATTG GATTGGGAGGTTTTGTTGCCTGCAGAGCTCTTTCACAGAGGAACAGTGACCCAACAAAAGCTTCCCGGCCCTGGGATATG GACCGTGATGGTTTTGTTATGGGAGAAGGGGCAGGCGTGCTAGTATTGGAAGAACTTGAGCATGCTAAG CAAAGAGGTGCAACAATATATGCTGAATTTCTTGGTGGAAGCTTCACATGCGATGCTTACCATATGACTGAGCCGCATCCTGAAG GAACGGGGATCACTCTCTGCATTGAGAAGGCACTGGCTGATTCAGGGGTAACAAGGGAAGAAATTAACTATGTGAATGCGCATGCAACATCTACACAATCAGGCGATTTGAAGGAGTATGAAGCGATAGTTCGTTGCTTCGGCCagaaccctcag CTAAGGGTGAACTCAACAAAATCAATGACTGGGCATCTTATAGGAGCAGCTGGCGGAATAGAAGCTGTTGCTTGTATACAA GCTATAAGAACTGGTTGGGTCCATCCAAATCTGAATTTGGAGAACCCAGAAAAAGTAGTG GATGTGGGCGTTTTAGTTGGAGCAGAGAAGGAGAGGTGCGAAGTAAAGGTGGCGCTGTCAAACTCATTCGGATTCGGTGGGCATAACTCATCAATTCTGTTtgcccccttcaagtaa